In Fluviicola taffensis DSM 16823, the following are encoded in one genomic region:
- a CDS encoding adenylate kinase: protein MLNIVLFGPPGAGKGTQSERLIARYNLVHLSTGDIFRANIKGETELGLLAKSYMDQGNLVPDEVTINMLKSEVLKQENAKGFIFDGFPRTNAQAQALDTFLASINTEITRMIGLEVAENELRERLKKRAEVSGRPDDANPDVIQNRINVYKNETAPVKDYYQKQEKYIAVDGIGSIDDISDRLFAAIDHI, encoded by the coding sequence ATGTTGAATATTGTATTATTTGGCCCTCCAGGAGCGGGAAAAGGAACACAATCTGAGAGATTAATCGCAAGATACAATCTCGTACATTTATCTACCGGAGATATTTTCCGTGCCAACATTAAAGGTGAAACCGAATTGGGATTGCTCGCAAAAAGTTACATGGATCAAGGAAATTTAGTTCCAGATGAAGTAACCATTAATATGCTGAAAAGCGAGGTTTTAAAGCAGGAAAATGCGAAAGGATTTATCTTTGATGGATTCCCAAGAACCAATGCTCAGGCTCAGGCTTTAGATACATTTTTGGCTTCAATTAATACGGAAATTACACGGATGATTGGACTTGAAGTTGCCGAAAATGAATTGAGAGAACGGTTGAAAAAACGTGCGGAAGTTAGTGGAAGACCTGATGATGCAAACCCGGATGTAATCCAAAACAGAATCAATGTTTACAAGAATGAAACGGCACCTGTGAAAGATTACTACCAAAAACAAGAAAAATACATTGCAGTAGATGGTATTGGAAGTATCGATGATATTTCCGATAGATTGTTTGCTGCGATTGATCATATTTAG
- a CDS encoding PAS domain S-box protein codes for MKLRIFLSLISLLVVSLKLHAQLHTFREYNHRDGLKITSTLSTTQDELGYLLIGTDGDGIVRFNGTSFESIHPPKGLDRPYHVTGILQINNEVYFSTLYQGVLRYYNNEIHSIYKQNLDVNGEVLRISRCQKNISVICKNSIIIIDLKGKVLLKKSYPSGSITRCIELLEVPNGSVLFTDKESYFINSHEVVKLSKWVNSGNTTFKMASYQDKKLNLYNQEGTFKYSYFFGENGTIIRQTKEATNFKFAEQAIENITSKNELILFNTTENDLFEIKGNKLTKIERNYDQNLAEISQLFIDASGDYWLNTSQGITKVSVEPFTKLKLNPIFENKLITHVFKTKKNELLISSGNQGIHFGNLTANNYQLKTKLTANHILECPLGTLICTNDGIYEFKNHEIIPSSIPNQKGENIRFAIWDGKKLWFAPVGKGLFKYDPQSKISTKITIKKSADCYYCGQVSADGKFIYFGTNEGVKKLNLQSNKLIHLKAFNEIGSYTGNSTKDIYGNLWFTLDRGIAGIDRNHNLTKITDRKLLPSFLFYTLSSDKSGHLILGTNLGIHILKVNNKAKVIYNKDYNETNGFLGYETNMRATFQDNNICYVGTSEGLFLINTEILQNYPVPPKPIILKGRLFQNGVIRDVDNGKYLTFKTILAKNKGLEYHYRIDKFHKSWQKLTSTSEMKMPELENGTYNLEVKSTFDGINFSETTLYPITAHTPAWQSKWFILIIILILGILNIAYLEWTRTGMRVNLYEISYNSLDPRFIPKLLLFASITNVLVGIIIYYFVDEALAHVTVNIVASSILMLGYFIHRITARRNRLDYINNLSLYLSLMVLFVQFFYILFITNIHSYPIVAIILVSSALPYLLNNIRSIIIICLLEIFISVLMLLWIEKPIYNGVLFVLTIGVSSALTVMVTYLRNDSLEKLFFVSNILNKGNMMAISFDQKGIITYCSKNLSSLLHIDSNMIVGKSLSTLNPIVVSAEMREFSLGDEFSDGKIFLVPMYNKKGEVIWIEWSCKYFSDSVRVIMGQDVTEKLTLTTNYQSLVENANDMIFNTDIDGNFTYVNEMSSRVFGYRNENLIGKNSMSVVLPDYREIVKEFFSNQFLNRIQNTYLEFPIRTKEGRIVWLGQNASIVFEPGSRKRIIGFTALARDITEKRANELLIEQQNKDITSSINSAKRIQYSLLPKATEIGSYFQDYFIVFKPKDIVSGDFYWSYQIEDKLILVLADCTGHGVPGAFMTILGINLLNQFVIERNIHDPAKILNDLNNELHKLLQHEGNPLTNEGLDALVTIFENDTIQFATSGVALIHTTPTDFILYRSTKKEVEAEVVIYENNSITLADDDQIYLITDGFQKQFGSIRNKKFSFKRVKELLEQVKIESMPLQKKYFENAWSNWSEGHEQTDDITVIGLKKYIPKKKS; via the coding sequence TTGAAACTACGTATATTTCTTTCCTTAATCTCTCTTCTCGTAGTAAGTCTGAAGCTCCATGCGCAGTTACATACTTTCAGGGAGTACAATCACCGAGACGGATTAAAAATCACTTCAACTCTTAGCACAACGCAAGATGAATTGGGATATTTGTTAATTGGTACGGATGGTGACGGTATTGTACGCTTTAATGGAACTAGCTTTGAATCCATTCATCCTCCCAAAGGATTGGATAGACCCTATCATGTTACAGGAATCTTACAAATCAATAACGAAGTTTATTTTTCAACCTTATACCAAGGAGTTCTTAGGTATTACAACAACGAAATTCATTCTATTTACAAACAGAATTTAGATGTAAATGGGGAAGTGTTGAGAATTAGCAGGTGCCAAAAAAATATTTCAGTAATCTGCAAAAATTCAATCATAATTATTGATCTGAAAGGCAAAGTCCTTTTAAAAAAGAGTTATCCTTCTGGCTCAATTACCCGCTGTATTGAACTACTAGAAGTTCCAAACGGATCTGTTCTATTTACGGATAAAGAATCCTATTTTATCAACTCTCATGAAGTTGTTAAGCTTAGTAAATGGGTTAATTCCGGAAATACGACCTTCAAAATGGCTTCTTATCAGGATAAAAAGCTGAATCTTTATAATCAAGAAGGAACCTTCAAATATTCTTATTTCTTTGGGGAGAATGGAACAATCATTCGCCAAACGAAAGAGGCTACCAATTTCAAATTTGCAGAACAAGCCATTGAGAATATTACTTCAAAAAATGAATTGATTCTTTTCAATACCACAGAAAATGATCTTTTTGAAATCAAAGGGAATAAACTGACTAAAATTGAACGGAACTACGATCAAAATTTAGCAGAAATTTCACAATTATTCATTGACGCATCTGGAGATTATTGGTTAAACACTTCTCAAGGTATTACCAAAGTAAGTGTGGAGCCCTTTACGAAACTGAAATTGAATCCCATTTTTGAGAATAAATTAATTACACATGTTTTCAAGACAAAGAAAAACGAATTACTTATTTCTAGTGGGAATCAGGGCATTCATTTTGGAAATCTCACAGCCAATAATTATCAATTAAAAACTAAATTAACAGCCAACCATATTTTAGAGTGTCCACTCGGAACATTGATTTGCACAAATGATGGAATTTATGAATTCAAAAATCATGAAATAATTCCTTCAAGCATTCCAAATCAAAAGGGTGAAAATATCCGATTTGCTATTTGGGATGGAAAAAAATTGTGGTTCGCGCCTGTCGGAAAAGGGCTTTTCAAGTATGATCCTCAATCGAAAATATCCACTAAAATAACAATCAAAAAAAGTGCTGATTGTTATTACTGCGGCCAAGTATCTGCTGATGGTAAATTTATCTATTTTGGCACGAATGAAGGTGTCAAAAAATTGAATCTGCAATCAAACAAGTTAATACATTTAAAGGCATTCAACGAGATTGGTTCTTATACGGGCAATTCAACGAAGGATATTTATGGCAATTTGTGGTTTACATTAGATCGTGGTATCGCAGGAATTGATCGAAATCATAACCTAACCAAAATAACTGATCGCAAGCTATTACCTTCCTTTTTATTCTATACACTTTCCTCTGATAAATCTGGCCATTTAATTCTTGGAACCAACCTAGGGATTCATATTTTAAAGGTGAACAACAAAGCCAAGGTCATCTATAACAAAGACTACAATGAAACCAACGGTTTTTTGGGATACGAAACCAATATGCGAGCAACTTTCCAAGACAACAATATCTGTTATGTTGGAACTTCCGAAGGTCTTTTCTTAATCAACACCGAAATACTCCAAAATTACCCTGTTCCTCCAAAACCAATCATTCTGAAAGGCCGATTGTTTCAAAATGGGGTTATTCGAGATGTTGATAATGGAAAATACCTAACCTTCAAAACGATTCTAGCCAAAAACAAAGGATTAGAATATCACTATCGAATAGATAAATTCCACAAATCTTGGCAGAAACTTACGAGTACCTCAGAAATGAAAATGCCTGAATTGGAAAATGGGACTTACAATTTGGAGGTGAAATCAACGTTTGATGGAATCAATTTTTCAGAAACTACCCTTTATCCTATTACCGCTCACACACCTGCCTGGCAATCTAAGTGGTTTATTCTAATTATTATTTTAATCCTTGGAATTTTAAATATCGCTTATTTAGAATGGACGAGAACTGGAATGCGGGTGAATTTATATGAAATCAGTTACAATTCATTAGATCCGCGTTTTATTCCAAAATTACTCCTATTTGCTTCGATTACAAACGTCCTTGTAGGAATCATTATTTACTACTTCGTTGATGAAGCCCTGGCTCATGTTACTGTAAATATTGTTGCAAGTTCTATTCTAATGCTTGGTTACTTTATACACCGCATTACAGCAAGGCGGAATCGTTTGGATTACATCAACAATCTAAGTCTGTATTTATCATTGATGGTTCTCTTCGTACAGTTCTTCTACATCCTTTTCATTACCAATATTCATTCTTATCCGATAGTAGCAATTATATTGGTTTCAAGCGCATTGCCTTATTTACTGAACAATATCCGTTCAATCATCATCATCTGTCTTCTGGAGATCTTTATTTCTGTATTGATGCTCTTATGGATAGAGAAACCGATATACAATGGGGTGCTTTTTGTACTGACGATTGGGGTTTCTTCCGCATTAACAGTGATGGTAACTTATTTAAGAAATGATTCCCTAGAGAAGCTGTTTTTTGTAAGTAACATCCTAAATAAAGGAAATATGATGGCCATTTCCTTCGATCAAAAAGGAATAATTACCTATTGTAGCAAAAACTTGTCAAGTTTATTGCATATTGACTCGAACATGATTGTGGGCAAATCACTTTCCACATTGAATCCAATTGTTGTTTCTGCAGAAATGCGTGAATTTTCATTGGGGGATGAGTTCTCCGATGGAAAAATATTCCTTGTTCCTATGTACAACAAAAAGGGTGAGGTTATTTGGATTGAGTGGTCTTGCAAGTATTTCTCTGATTCAGTTCGTGTTATTATGGGGCAAGATGTCACCGAAAAGCTCACTCTTACAACGAATTATCAATCATTGGTTGAAAATGCAAATGATATGATCTTCAATACAGACATTGACGGAAATTTCACCTATGTTAATGAGATGAGTAGTCGCGTATTTGGTTATCGAAACGAGAATTTGATCGGAAAAAACTCCATGAGCGTGGTACTTCCAGATTACCGCGAAATAGTCAAAGAGTTTTTCAGTAATCAGTTTTTGAACCGCATTCAAAACACCTATTTAGAATTTCCTATTCGAACAAAAGAAGGAAGAATTGTTTGGCTCGGACAAAACGCTTCTATTGTATTTGAACCAGGCTCAAGAAAACGAATCATTGGATTTACGGCACTTGCTCGCGACATTACAGAAAAACGTGCCAATGAATTGCTCATCGAGCAACAAAACAAAGACATTACGTCCAGTATCAATTCTGCCAAAAGGATTCAATATAGTTTATTACCAAAAGCTACTGAAATAGGAAGTTATTTTCAGGATTATTTCATTGTCTTTAAACCAAAAGATATCGTGAGTGGTGATTTCTATTGGTCCTACCAAATTGAAGATAAATTGATCTTAGTATTGGCAGATTGCACAGGACACGGTGTTCCAGGTGCATTTATGACCATTTTAGGGATTAATCTCTTAAATCAATTCGTCATTGAGCGAAACATTCATGATCCTGCTAAAATTCTAAACGATTTGAACAATGAATTGCACAAACTTCTTCAACATGAAGGAAATCCATTAACGAATGAGGGCTTGGATGCACTAGTCACTATTTTTGAAAATGATACGATTCAATTTGCAACAAGTGGTGTGGCATTAATTCACACAACTCCAACCGATTTTATCCTCTATCGCTCTACAAAAAAAGAGGTAGAAGCAGAAGTTGTCATCTACGAGAACAACAGTATTACACTCGCAGATGATGATCAAATTTATTTAATTACGGATGGTTTTCAAAAACAATTCGGATCGATTCGAAATAAAAAATTCTCCTTCAAACGTGTGAAAGAATTGCTCGAACAAGTCAAAATTGAATCAATGCCTTTGCAGAAAAAATACTTTGAGAATGCGTGGTCAAATTGGTCTGAGGGCCATGAACAAACCGATGATATCACAGTAATTGGACTTAAAAAATACATCCCAAAAAAGAAAAGCTAA
- a CDS encoding ABC transporter permease: MNWITWISVVGIAVITAALVIILSAFNGIEQMVSKLYSDYDPAITMRSLEGKTFDSTTVNIESLRKIPGVVSVSKAIEETVIIKHGKKWVNARMIGVDLSFVEACKLDKHLVDGYPYLEENGEPTGVIGASLLDKIDGYISELDGHEELMLYTPLRDASIARLKSPFKVSPLKIVGRMNYNKDVNMSDLLVSIQYAQIQLNYEDDITAIYFQIKKENIDEVKAILSQKFEKKFQFKTAAEKNELIFKTSESEKKIVVLILLFIFVLAAFNLVASLNMLFIEKKENIETMERFGASKRFIFQIFFIEGLLISAMGILIGLILGIGVCYAQINWGFVQMPNTGGEIFPVILRVKDILFILGTVIVLSTLSSYFPVRYLVRKTIR, from the coding sequence GTGAATTGGATTACGTGGATTTCAGTAGTTGGAATTGCGGTAATTACTGCCGCATTGGTCATTATTTTATCCGCTTTTAATGGTATTGAGCAAATGGTTTCCAAGCTGTATTCAGATTATGATCCAGCTATAACAATGCGTTCATTGGAAGGAAAAACCTTTGATTCAACAACAGTAAATATAGAATCTCTTCGCAAAATACCTGGCGTAGTTTCAGTTTCTAAAGCCATCGAAGAAACGGTCATCATTAAGCATGGAAAAAAATGGGTGAATGCCCGAATGATTGGAGTAGACCTTTCTTTTGTTGAAGCTTGTAAATTGGATAAACATTTAGTTGATGGTTATCCTTATTTGGAAGAAAATGGAGAACCTACAGGAGTAATTGGCGCTAGTTTGTTGGATAAAATAGATGGTTACATTTCTGAATTAGACGGACACGAAGAATTAATGCTTTATACTCCTTTGAGAGACGCTTCAATTGCTCGATTGAAAAGCCCGTTTAAAGTTTCGCCTTTGAAAATTGTTGGTAGAATGAATTACAATAAGGATGTAAACATGTCTGACTTATTAGTTTCTATTCAATATGCCCAAATTCAATTGAATTATGAAGATGACATTACAGCGATTTATTTTCAGATAAAGAAGGAGAACATTGATGAGGTAAAAGCAATCCTTTCTCAAAAATTCGAAAAAAAATTTCAATTCAAAACGGCGGCAGAAAAGAATGAATTGATTTTTAAAACGAGTGAAAGCGAAAAGAAAATCGTGGTGCTTATTTTATTATTCATCTTTGTATTAGCAGCTTTTAATTTAGTCGCATCATTGAATATGCTCTTTATCGAAAAGAAAGAGAACATTGAAACAATGGAGCGCTTTGGGGCAAGCAAACGATTTATTTTCCAGATATTTTTTATTGAAGGATTATTGATTTCAGCGATGGGAATTCTCATTGGGCTTATTTTAGGTATCGGGGTTTGTTATGCCCAAATAAATTGGGGATTCGTTCAGATGCCTAATACGGGAGGCGAAATATTCCCAGTAATTCTTCGGGTGAAGGATATTCTATTTATTCTAGGAACAGTGATCGTTCTAAGCACTTTATCTTCTTACTTTCCTGTCAGATACTTGGTCCGAAAAACAATTCGTTAG
- the crcB gene encoding fluoride efflux transporter CrcB has protein sequence MNAFYVFLGGGIGALMRFGLTYLIQKFPKSSFPIATLSANVIASLLLGFFIALIIKMKGPQADSFHAFWIVGICGGFSTFSTFAKENLELMERGQWIIAILNILISVSFCIAMVYLGRKMTI, from the coding sequence ATGAATGCGTTTTATGTTTTCTTGGGGGGTGGAATAGGGGCGTTAATGCGTTTCGGATTGACGTATTTAATTCAGAAATTCCCAAAATCAAGTTTTCCGATAGCTACACTTTCTGCTAATGTAATAGCATCGCTCTTATTGGGCTTTTTTATCGCGCTAATTATCAAAATGAAAGGGCCTCAAGCAGATTCTTTTCACGCATTTTGGATTGTTGGTATTTGTGGGGGATTTAGTACGTTTTCAACCTTTGCAAAAGAAAACTTGGAATTGATGGAACGCGGTCAATGGATCATTGCCATTTTAAACATTTTAATCTCCGTGTCTTTTTGCATTGCGATGGTTTATTTGGGAAGAAAAATGACGATTTAA
- the hpt gene encoding hypoxanthine phosphoribosyltransferase, which yields MLQLNDKTFEIFIPKEDIQAEISSLAAKLEQDYAGKEVVFIAVLNGAFMFAADLMKNFRNPCEITFVKVSSYQGMHSSGRVDEVIGLNTSIKDKHVIIIEDIVDTGITMEKLFTLLSGEKPASLEIVTLLYKPEAFKGKHTPTYIGFSIPNKFVVGYGLDYNELGRNTEHIYQLKGEVSR from the coding sequence GTGCTTCAACTGAACGATAAAACATTCGAGATATTTATCCCAAAAGAAGATATTCAAGCAGAAATCTCCTCCTTAGCAGCTAAGTTGGAACAAGATTATGCGGGAAAAGAAGTAGTTTTTATTGCCGTGCTGAATGGAGCATTTATGTTTGCTGCTGATTTGATGAAAAATTTCCGAAATCCATGTGAAATTACCTTTGTGAAAGTAAGCAGTTATCAAGGAATGCATTCTTCAGGTAGAGTGGATGAAGTGATAGGATTAAATACATCTATCAAAGATAAGCATGTAATAATCATTGAAGATATTGTGGATACAGGAATTACCATGGAGAAGCTTTTTACGCTTTTATCTGGTGAGAAGCCCGCAAGTCTTGAAATTGTCACTTTGTTATACAAACCAGAAGCATTTAAAGGAAAACACACCCCAACATATATCGGTTTTTCGATTCCAAATAAATTTGTTGTCGGCTACGGCTTAGACTACAATGAGTTAGGTCGAAATACGGAACACATTTATCAACTAAAGGGAGAAGTTTCCCGTTAA
- a CDS encoding phosphatase PAP2 family protein: MFDYLESIDRSIVLAVNGWNSPFLDQFFWIVTKTITWIPFYCLLLYFIWKNYGFKTTLIFLGMALLMVVIVDSTTTMLFKDTIQRYRPSHNLLLENKLHFYHKNNGELYVGGKYGFFSSHASNNAAVALLSWFFLRKIYPQLKWILIFTVALISLSRIYLSVHYLSDILCGIIWGCLWAFVFWKGYNRFFQIRNEV; this comes from the coding sequence ATGTTTGATTATCTGGAATCCATAGATAGAAGCATTGTTCTAGCCGTGAATGGTTGGAATTCTCCTTTCTTAGATCAATTCTTTTGGATCGTTACCAAAACGATTACATGGATTCCGTTTTATTGCTTGCTTCTTTACTTCATTTGGAAAAATTACGGGTTTAAAACCACACTTATTTTTCTAGGAATGGCTTTGTTAATGGTCGTCATTGTGGATAGTACCACAACGATGCTATTCAAAGATACGATTCAAAGATACCGGCCTTCGCATAATTTACTCTTGGAAAATAAATTGCATTTTTATCATAAGAATAATGGAGAGTTATACGTTGGCGGAAAATATGGTTTTTTCTCCTCTCATGCTTCCAATAATGCTGCAGTAGCTTTACTCAGTTGGTTCTTTTTACGCAAAATTTATCCGCAACTAAAATGGATTTTAATCTTCACCGTTGCTTTAATTAGTTTGAGTCGAATTTACTTGTCAGTCCATTATTTATCTGACATACTTTGTGGAATTATTTGGGGATGTTTATGGGCTTTTGTATTTTGGAAGGGTTATAATAGGTTTTTTCAAATCAGAAACGAAGTGTGA
- the obgE gene encoding GTPase ObgE, whose product MASDNFVDYVKIHCTSGNGGGGSAHFRREKYIPQGGPDGGDGGRGGHIYLRGNKQLWTLLHLKFQKHMKAGHGEHGSGQLQKGSQGEDKYIEVPLGTIARDAETGEALFEITEDGEEKILVPGGRGGLGNDHFKSSTYQTPRFAQPGEPGRENWMVLEMKILADIGLVGKPNAGKSTLLSVLSSAKPEIGDYPFTTLRPNLGIVKYRDYRSFVMADIPGIIEGAHEGKGLGLRFLRHIERNSCLLFMIPADADDIHEEYKLLLNELKQYNPELLHKERLLAITKSDMLDDELQAAISKDLPKIPYVFISSVAQQGLTELKDMIWTHLNHV is encoded by the coding sequence ATGGCATCAGATAACTTCGTCGATTATGTAAAAATTCACTGTACTTCAGGAAATGGTGGAGGTGGTTCGGCGCATTTTCGCCGTGAAAAGTACATTCCTCAAGGGGGGCCTGATGGAGGAGATGGAGGCCGTGGTGGACACATCTACCTTCGTGGAAACAAGCAGTTGTGGACATTGTTACATTTGAAATTTCAAAAACACATGAAGGCTGGTCATGGAGAACATGGTTCTGGCCAATTGCAAAAAGGATCTCAAGGTGAAGACAAGTATATCGAAGTTCCACTTGGGACCATTGCTCGAGATGCTGAAACTGGAGAAGCTTTATTTGAAATAACAGAAGATGGAGAGGAAAAAATCTTGGTTCCAGGAGGAAGAGGTGGTTTAGGAAACGACCACTTCAAATCGTCGACTTATCAAACGCCACGTTTTGCCCAACCAGGTGAGCCGGGTAGAGAAAATTGGATGGTGCTAGAGATGAAAATTTTGGCAGATATCGGGTTAGTTGGTAAACCAAATGCTGGAAAAAGCACCTTGCTTTCTGTGTTATCTTCTGCTAAACCAGAAATTGGAGATTATCCGTTTACAACACTACGTCCGAATTTAGGAATCGTGAAATACCGCGATTATCGTTCGTTTGTGATGGCTGATATTCCTGGAATTATTGAAGGGGCACATGAAGGAAAAGGATTGGGATTGCGTTTTTTGCGTCACATTGAACGGAACTCTTGTTTGCTCTTTATGATTCCTGCTGATGCAGACGATATTCACGAAGAATATAAATTGTTGCTCAACGAATTGAAACAATACAATCCTGAATTATTGCACAAAGAACGCTTGCTTGCAATTACCAAATCTGATATGTTGGATGATGAGTTACAGGCTGCGATTAGTAAAGATTTGCCCAAGATTCCGTATGTATTCATTTCTTCTGTTGCTCAACAAGGACTTACGGAATTGAAAGATATGATTTGGACCCATTTGAATCATGTTTGA
- a CDS encoding 5-(carboxyamino)imidazole ribonucleotide synthase: MKKQWNGNAFKIGMLGGGQLGRMFIQEALNYDVHVHCLDPDSDAPCKHLATSFQHGSLQDYDTVLQFGLDKDVVTVEIEHVNVQALHELEGRGIKVFPQPAVLAIVQDKGLQKEFYQKNGLPTADFRLISGKEELLAKNLPFPYVLKWRKGGYDGKGVQIIKSTTDLENLIDTPFLIEQLVPFTKELAVIVARNETGESVVYPTVECEFSPEINLVEFLFAPAEVSQEVEKEAREIALKVIQSLNMVGILAVEFFLTKENQLLINEIAPRPHNSGHHTIECCYTSQFEQHLRSIVNSPLGSTKLITPGVMINLLGEPGFEGIAKYENLENVIAKEGVSVHLYGKQTTKPFRKMGHVTIYGPDLEVLKSTGRSVAKELKIKA, encoded by the coding sequence ATGAAAAAGCAATGGAACGGAAACGCCTTTAAAATTGGAATGCTTGGTGGAGGCCAACTTGGAAGAATGTTTATTCAAGAAGCTTTGAATTATGATGTACATGTTCATTGTTTAGACCCCGACTCTGATGCCCCTTGTAAACACTTGGCAACTTCCTTCCAACATGGTTCCTTGCAAGATTACGATACCGTTCTTCAATTTGGATTGGATAAAGATGTTGTGACAGTTGAAATTGAGCATGTCAATGTACAAGCTTTACATGAATTGGAGGGTCGTGGAATCAAGGTTTTTCCCCAACCTGCTGTATTAGCAATTGTTCAAGATAAAGGATTGCAAAAAGAATTTTATCAAAAAAACGGACTTCCAACTGCCGATTTCAGATTAATTTCAGGTAAAGAAGAATTACTTGCTAAAAACCTTCCGTTTCCTTATGTGCTGAAATGGCGAAAAGGAGGATATGATGGAAAAGGAGTTCAAATCATCAAATCTACCACTGATTTGGAGAACCTCATCGACACTCCTTTTTTAATCGAACAATTGGTTCCATTTACCAAGGAACTTGCTGTAATAGTAGCCCGCAACGAAACAGGGGAAAGTGTTGTTTACCCAACTGTAGAATGTGAATTCAGTCCTGAAATAAATTTGGTGGAATTTCTATTCGCCCCAGCAGAGGTTTCACAAGAAGTTGAAAAGGAAGCTCGTGAAATTGCATTAAAAGTCATTCAATCCTTGAATATGGTTGGAATACTAGCTGTAGAGTTTTTCCTGACAAAGGAAAATCAATTGTTGATTAATGAAATTGCTCCACGTCCACACAACAGTGGTCATCATACCATAGAATGTTGCTATACTTCCCAGTTCGAACAGCATCTTAGAAGCATTGTGAATTCTCCACTTGGTTCTACCAAACTAATTACACCGGGAGTGATGATCAATCTATTAGGTGAACCTGGTTTTGAAGGAATTGCTAAGTACGAAAATTTAGAAAATGTAATTGCGAAAGAAGGTGTCAGTGTGCATTTATACGGTAAACAAACAACCAAACCATTTCGCAAAATGGGTCATGTAACTATTTATGGGCCAGATTTAGAGGTTTTAAAAAGCACAGGCAGAAGCGTTGCTAAGGAATTAAAAATCAAAGCTTAA